From the genome of Nocardia mangyaensis:
TTCCGCCGCCACGCTCACCCTGCCTCCGGGCGGCGTGCTGCCGCACGGTGCCCCGTACGTCTATGACGACGCCCACCTCGATGATCTGGCCGCGATCTTCTACACCAGCGGCACCACCGGACGCCCCAAGGGCGCGATGACCACGCACCGCAACCTGCTCGCCACCGTCGAGAACGTCCGCAGACTGGCCGGGATCGCCGCCGACGAGGGCGCGATCCTGCGCAATCTGGTCTCGGTGCCGCTGTTCCATGTCACCGCCTGCAACAGCCAGCTGATCCCCCAGCTGGCGATCGGCGGTGCCACGATCATCCTGCCGCGCTTCGGAATCCAGGAATTCCTGCGCTCGATCGTCGAGGAGCGGATCACCTCGCTCACCAACACTCCCGCCATCTACTACCTGGCCTTCCGGCAACCCAACATCGGCGAATTCGATCTGAGCGGAGTCGACCGCGTTGCCTACGGCGGGGCGCCGGTCGCCCCCGCCCTGGTTCACCAGATCGCCGCGCACTTCCCGAACGCCCGCCTGGCCAATGGGTTCGGCCTCACCGAGACCTCGTCCATCTCGACCTATCTGCCGCACGAGTGGGCCCTCGCGCACGCGGAGTCGGTGGGATTCGCCGCACCGATCGTCGACCTGGCCATCGACGCGCCCGACCCGGTCAGCGGAGTCGGCGAACTACTCATCCGCGGCGCCAATGTCGTCGCCGGATACTGGAACAACCCGGAGGCGACCGCCGCGAGCTTCGTCGACGGCTGGCTGCGCACCGGTGATCTCGCCCGCCTCGACGATCGGGGTCTGCTCTCGATCGCCGATCGCGCCAAGGACATGATCAACCGCGGCGGCGAGAACGTGTACTGCGTCGAGGTCGAGAACGCCCTGGCCGGCGCCCCTGGCATCGGCGAATCCGCGGTCGTCGGAGTCCCCGACGACATGATGGGGGAGAAGGTCGGCGCGGTGGTGGTCCCGCTGCCCGGTGTCGAGTTCGACGAGCGCGCCGTTCTCGGACACCTGCGTGAACTTCTCGCCGATTTCAAGGTGCCCCAGTATTTCTCGGTGCGTACCGAGCCGCTGCCGCGTAATCCCGGCGGCAAGATCGTCAAGTCCGCACTGCGGTCGGCGGCGTTCGCGCCCGTCGCTCGCGGGTGATCCGCCGACCGTGCGCGAGCACCGGTCGGCAGTGCGGTTCAGTCCCGCCGCACGAGAGTGATGCTGGTGCGCTTGTGCTCGGCGAAGGCGGTGATGTCGTCGTCGGGGGCCAGGTCCTCGAGGCGGTAGCCGATCGAGCTGCGGATGATGCCGCGGGCGAGGTCGTAGGTGTCGGTGTAGTACAGGGCGCGGCTGATCCTGGTGTAGGCCGGATCGGCGCCACGGTCGGTGCCGGAGAGATTGACGTTGGCGGTGAACCAGCCCGTGCGCGCGGCCAGCAGCGTGGCGAGGATCCGGCTGGTGGCATCCGGCACCCAGGTCCAGTCCCAGCCCTCGGGTTCGGCCCAGGGCCCGCCGAACTCGCGCGAGAACGCGATGCCGGGCACTCCGCGCGCGGCGGCTTCCCGCACGGCCCCATAGGTGCCGCTGACATTCAGGGTGGCGCCGAGGTTCTCGCCCGCGTTCACTCCGCTCAGGCACAGGTCGACCGGTGCCACCAGGCCCGAGGTCAGCGC
Proteins encoded in this window:
- the surE gene encoding 5'/3'-nucleotidase SurE, with the protein product MHLLITNDDGYRAPGLRALAESARALGVDATVVAPSAPMSGAGQSRRSGVAADWAWAEPVAGIPTIQVNSTPAACVVFALTSGLVAPVDLCLSGVNAGENLGATLNVSGTYGAVREAAARGVPGIAFSREFGGPWAEPEGWDWTWVPDATSRILATLLAARTGWFTANVNLSGTDRGADPAYTRISRALYYTDTYDLARGIIRSSIGYRLEDLAPDDDITAFAEHKRTSITLVRRD
- a CDS encoding class I adenylate-forming enzyme family protein, with the protein product MIVEPFETGGIHRDEHGVAQYTDLPESLIAMLRSTVERWPAREAVVEVGGERLSFRQLWERATRVAGGLRDQGVRPGDRVACLLDAGTDWVVGFLGTMLAGAVTVPVNTRFAEPEIAYVLADSAATLTLPPGGVLPHGAPYVYDDAHLDDLAAIFYTSGTTGRPKGAMTTHRNLLATVENVRRLAGIAADEGAILRNLVSVPLFHVTACNSQLIPQLAIGGATIILPRFGIQEFLRSIVEERITSLTNTPAIYYLAFRQPNIGEFDLSGVDRVAYGGAPVAPALVHQIAAHFPNARLANGFGLTETSSISTYLPHEWALAHAESVGFAAPIVDLAIDAPDPVSGVGELLIRGANVVAGYWNNPEATAASFVDGWLRTGDLARLDDRGLLSIADRAKDMINRGGENVYCVEVENALAGAPGIGESAVVGVPDDMMGEKVGAVVVPLPGVEFDERAVLGHLRELLADFKVPQYFSVRTEPLPRNPGGKIVKSALRSAAFAPVARG